The following coding sequences lie in one Heyndrickxia oleronia genomic window:
- the spoIIIAC gene encoding stage III sporulation protein AC: protein MGIDVDVIFKIAGVGIIVAFLHTILDQVGKKEYAQWVTLFGFLYILFLVASIVDDLFQKIKSVFLFQG, encoded by the coding sequence GTGGGAATAGATGTAGATGTGATTTTTAAAATAGCTGGTGTTGGTATTATCGTCGCATTCCTGCACACTATTTTAGATCAAGTAGGCAAAAAGGAATATGCTCAATGGGTCACTCTCTTTGGATTTTTATACATTTTATTTCTAGTGGCTTCCATTGTCGATGATTTATTTCAAAAAATAAAATCAGTATTTTTATTTCAAGGCTAG
- a CDS encoding DUF1385 domain-containing protein codes for MFGGKHHTVTAIRRKDRSIDYFYLPRKSNSVLQKLKKVPFLRGIIALIEASANGSQHLNFSSERYDVDPEKDEEISEEKVSKTTMILGVATLGVLSFIFGKFVFTLVPAILASFMKSIFPSDVAQVLIEGLIKLLLLLIYIYFVSLTPMIKRVFQYHGAEHKVINAYENHLELTVENVQSQSRLHYRCGSSFILFTVIVGVFVYMLVPTDPLWLRLVDRIALLPIVLGISFEVLQLTNKLRDIPVLRYLGYPGLWLQLLTTKEPADDQVEVAIASFNELLKFEEEKVPMKVDMPNLEM; via the coding sequence ATGTTTGGCGGAAAGCACCACACTGTTACAGCAATTAGAAGAAAAGATCGTTCAATTGATTATTTTTATTTACCTAGAAAGTCAAATTCAGTATTACAGAAATTAAAAAAAGTCCCTTTTTTAAGAGGGATTATCGCTTTAATCGAGGCAAGTGCAAACGGGTCGCAACATTTAAATTTCTCCAGTGAACGTTATGATGTAGACCCTGAGAAAGATGAAGAAATTTCTGAAGAGAAAGTTTCGAAAACTACTATGATATTAGGAGTCGCTACACTCGGAGTTCTTTCCTTTATTTTTGGAAAATTTGTTTTCACTCTTGTGCCAGCCATTTTAGCATCATTTATGAAATCGATTTTTCCTAGTGATGTTGCACAAGTACTAATTGAAGGGTTAATAAAGCTTCTTCTATTATTAATTTATATTTATTTTGTCTCATTGACACCAATGATTAAACGAGTATTTCAATATCACGGTGCAGAACATAAAGTAATCAATGCCTATGAAAATCATTTAGAGCTGACAGTTGAAAATGTTCAATCCCAATCAAGACTTCATTATCGATGTGGAAGTAGTTTTATATTATTTACCGTTATCGTAGGAGTTTTTGTTTATATGCTCGTACCGACAGATCCACTATGGTTGCGACTAGTTGATCGTATCGCACTGTTACCGATTGTTCTTGGAATATCATTTGAAGTACTTCAATTGACAAATAAACTAAGAGATATTCCTGTATTACGTTATTTGGGTTACCCTGGACTTTGGCTTCAACTACTTACGACTAAAGAGCCTGCTGATGACCAAGTAGAAGTAGCTATTGCTTCGTTTAATGAATTGCTAAAATTCGAGGAAGAAAAAGTACCTATGAAAGTTGATATGCCGAACTTAGAAATGTAA
- the aroQ gene encoding type II 3-dehydroquinate dehydratase has translation MMKILLLNGPNLNLLGQREPNIYGKNSLEELQKRFAKLEEEYNVKVDFFQSNHEGVLIDQLHEASMTKYNGIIFNPGAFTHYSYAIRDAIAAIDVPVIEVHISNVHTREAFRRESVISPVSVGQIVGFGLYGYELALKAMIEYILRGE, from the coding sequence ATGATGAAAATCTTATTATTAAACGGCCCTAATCTAAATTTATTAGGTCAAAGAGAACCAAATATTTATGGCAAAAACAGCCTAGAAGAGTTACAGAAACGCTTTGCTAAACTAGAAGAAGAGTATAATGTAAAGGTTGATTTTTTTCAATCAAATCACGAAGGGGTTTTAATTGATCAGTTACATGAGGCTAGTATGACAAAATATAATGGAATCATTTTTAACCCAGGTGCATTTACTCATTATAGCTATGCCATTCGGGATGCTATAGCTGCAATCGATGTACCCGTCATTGAAGTACATATTTCGAATGTCCATACAAGGGAAGCATTTAGAAGAGAATCAGTCATTTCACCGGTTTCAGTGGGGCAAATTGTTGGGTTCGGACTTTACGGTTATGAACTAGCATTAAAAGCAATGATTGAATACATATTAAGGGGAGAGTAA
- the accB gene encoding acetyl-CoA carboxylase biotin carboxyl carrier protein: MMKIQEVRELIKLIDQSSINEFKLEGEGYSIKMKKNSDVTVVEAPIAQNPVMQPVAPAPAAPQVKNEPVQEIVEQPVKKQDENLHKIVSPMVGTFYQSPSPDADVYVKVGSTVQSNTVVCIVEAMKLFNEIEAEVDGEIVEILVKDGQLVEYGQPLFLVKTK, translated from the coding sequence ATTATGAAAATACAAGAAGTTCGTGAACTAATTAAGCTTATTGATCAATCAAGCATTAATGAGTTTAAATTGGAAGGTGAAGGATATTCAATTAAAATGAAGAAAAATTCAGACGTGACGGTTGTTGAAGCTCCTATTGCCCAAAATCCAGTGATGCAACCAGTAGCGCCTGCTCCAGCTGCGCCACAAGTGAAAAATGAGCCAGTTCAAGAGATAGTAGAACAACCTGTTAAAAAACAAGATGAGAACTTGCATAAAATTGTTTCTCCAATGGTTGGGACATTTTATCAATCCCCATCACCAGACGCTGACGTGTATGTGAAGGTTGGATCAACGGTTCAGAGTAATACAGTTGTTTGTATTGTCGAAGCGATGAAATTATTTAATGAAATTGAAGCTGAAGTTGACGGAGAAATTGTTGAAATCTTAGTTAAAGATGGCCAGCTTGTTGAATATGGACAACCTTTATTCTTGGTGAAGACTAAGTAA
- a CDS encoding YqhR family membrane protein has translation MSHMEEKHSNHRVSFISMALVTGFIGGILWSLLAYLCYYFNFTKIEPNILLEPFTVGNWRGSWIGIIITIIMYGIISIGVALVYYLVLKKFKSMWVGIVYGLILYLVVFFILNPIFPSMKPFFKNDHNTLITSACIYALYGLFVGYSISYEHNEFKYFRERKLNE, from the coding sequence ATGTCACATATGGAAGAAAAACATTCAAACCATCGTGTCTCATTTATTTCAATGGCATTAGTCACTGGATTTATTGGTGGGATTCTTTGGAGCTTATTGGCTTATTTATGTTATTATTTTAACTTTACAAAGATAGAACCGAATATTCTATTAGAACCTTTTACAGTAGGAAATTGGAGAGGTAGCTGGATTGGGATCATTATAACGATTATCATGTATGGCATTATATCCATTGGTGTTGCTTTAGTTTATTATCTTGTTTTAAAAAAATTTAAATCTATGTGGGTAGGGATTGTATATGGTTTGATCCTTTATCTCGTCGTTTTTTTTATTCTTAATCCCATTTTTCCTAGTATGAAACCATTTTTCAAAAATGATCATAATACCCTGATTACTTCTGCTTGTATTTATGCATTATACGGATTGTTTGTCGGATATTCAATTTCATATGAACATAATGAATTTAAATATTTTAGAGAAAGAAAATTGAATGAGTGA
- the spoIIIAB gene encoding stage III sporulation protein SpoIIIAB, whose protein sequence is MVRVIGAIFIIFSTTWAGFELSKRLSERTRQLRMFRTALQSLEAEIMYGHTPLHEAARRLSTQMPKPIATCFEQFSLRLTTMETTVKCAWEESLQEIWKLTSLKRSEYEILVQFGETLGKHDRMTEQKQIILTLTHLEREEEDARDKQQRYEKMMKSLGFLSGLLVVILLL, encoded by the coding sequence GTGGTTAGAGTAATCGGAGCAATCTTTATTATTTTTTCTACTACATGGGCTGGGTTCGAATTATCCAAGCGCTTAAGTGAAAGAACAAGGCAATTACGTATGTTTCGTACAGCATTACAATCATTAGAAGCTGAAATTATGTATGGACATACTCCACTTCATGAAGCAGCAAGGAGACTATCTACTCAAATGCCTAAGCCAATTGCAACATGTTTTGAACAATTTTCTTTACGGCTGACAACGATGGAAACAACAGTTAAATGTGCCTGGGAGGAGAGCTTACAAGAGATTTGGAAATTGACTTCATTAAAAAGAAGTGAATATGAAATTCTTGTCCAATTCGGTGAAACTTTAGGAAAACATGATCGAATGACTGAACAAAAACAAATTATCCTAACTTTAACACATCTAGAACGCGAGGAAGAAGATGCACGTGACAAACAGCAGCGCTATGAAAAAATGATGAAAAGCTTAGGCTTTTTATCGGGATTATTAGTGGTTATTTTGCTTTTGTAG
- the spoIIIAD gene encoding stage III sporulation protein AD: MLKIVGIALITTFLALIIKEQKPNFAFLLVLFVGCAIFIYLVDQVYAIIRMVETIATNANVNTIYVKTILKIIGIAYIAEFASHISKDAGQGAMAAKVELAGKILILAMAIPILTVLIETVLNLVPNG, translated from the coding sequence ATCTTAAAAATTGTTGGGATTGCCTTAATCACAACTTTCCTCGCTTTAATTATAAAAGAGCAAAAACCTAATTTTGCATTTTTATTAGTGCTATTTGTTGGATGTGCAATATTCATTTATTTAGTGGATCAAGTATATGCCATTATTCGGATGGTTGAAACCATTGCAACGAATGCGAATGTGAACACAATTTATGTAAAAACAATTTTGAAAATTATTGGAATCGCCTATATAGCTGAATTCGCTTCACATATTTCAAAGGATGCTGGACAAGGAGCTATGGCAGCAAAAGTTGAACTAGCAGGCAAAATACTAATATTAGCAATGGCTATTCCGATTTTAACCGTATTAATAGAAACCGTCCTTAATTTGGTTCCCAATGGATAG
- a CDS encoding M24 family metallopeptidase: MQKLENLRKQFTKAGIDGLLITSPYNRRYLSNFTGTAGVVLISGDAAQFITDFRYVEQATKQAEGYDVIQHKGLIHDEIAKQVEALGIKKLGFEQDYVNYSAYMLYDKTFNAELVPVSGLVENLRLIKTDAEIKILKEAADIADAAFKHILEYIKPGVTELEVSNELEFFMRKAGATSSSFDTIVASGTRSALPHGVASDKVIEKGDFVTLDYGALHKGYVSDITRTIAVGNPSDKLKEIYDIVLESQLLAVEKIKPGMTGIEADAIARDYIAEKGYGEYFGHTLGHGIGLEVHEGPALSFRSELALQPGMVVTVEPGIYLPGVGGVRIEDDTLITENSNETLTHSTKDLIIL, from the coding sequence ATGCAAAAACTAGAGAATTTACGAAAGCAATTCACGAAAGCAGGTATCGATGGATTACTAATTACGAGTCCATACAATCGCAGATACCTTTCTAATTTTACTGGAACAGCAGGTGTTGTACTTATTTCAGGTGATGCTGCTCAATTTATTACGGACTTTCGTTATGTAGAACAAGCCACAAAACAAGCAGAAGGCTATGATGTCATTCAACATAAAGGGTTAATTCATGATGAAATTGCGAAGCAAGTCGAAGCACTGGGAATAAAAAAACTAGGATTTGAACAAGATTATGTGAATTATTCTGCTTATATGCTGTATGACAAAACATTTAATGCGGAATTAGTTCCAGTTTCAGGTTTAGTTGAAAATTTACGCTTGATTAAGACGGATGCAGAGATTAAGATATTAAAGGAAGCAGCCGACATTGCAGATGCTGCATTTAAACATATATTAGAGTATATTAAGCCTGGAGTTACAGAGTTGGAAGTATCCAATGAACTTGAATTTTTTATGAGAAAAGCAGGTGCTACCTCTTCATCTTTTGATACCATTGTTGCTTCTGGTACAAGATCTGCTCTTCCTCACGGAGTAGCTTCTGATAAAGTGATCGAAAAGGGTGACTTTGTTACTTTAGATTATGGTGCCTTACATAAAGGATATGTATCAGATATTACTCGTACAATTGCTGTAGGAAATCCATCAGATAAACTAAAAGAGATTTATGATATTGTTCTTGAATCACAATTGCTGGCTGTGGAAAAAATTAAACCAGGTATGACAGGTATAGAAGCGGATGCCATAGCAAGAGACTATATTGCTGAAAAAGGCTACGGTGAATACTTTGGTCATACTCTTGGCCATGGAATAGGGCTTGAAGTCCATGAAGGTCCAGCACTTTCCTTTAGATCAGAACTTGCTCTTCAACCAGGAATGGTTGTTACTGTAGAGCCAGGAATTTATTTACCTGGTGTTGGTGGTGTTCGTATTGAAGATGACACTTTAATTACGGAAAATTCGAATGAAACTTTAACTCATTCAACAAAAGACTTAATAATTCTTTAA
- the spoIIIAA gene encoding stage III sporulation protein AA, with the protein MENILTFLPKNISVKIKELPTPVLDWTEEIRIRINRPIEIMSKGEPYFIPYIVTEEDAEQIINKLANFSFYTLEEELKKGYITIPGGHRVGLAGKVILENGLVKAIRNLASFNFRIAREKIGVANPYIPVLYRNRWRHTMIIGAPQSGKTTLLRDIARIISTGDTKRKIPPLKVGIVDERSEIAGCVHGIPQLEFGPRVDILDACPKAEGMMMLIRSMSPDVLIVDEIGSKKDSEAIMEAANAGITLIMTTHGKSYEEIKKRPNLTEILRSRVFENYIELTRRKGPGTIDKICDENGKERIYKVGVSSG; encoded by the coding sequence ATAGAAAACATACTAACATTCTTGCCGAAGAATATCTCAGTAAAAATAAAAGAATTACCAACTCCTGTTTTAGATTGGACGGAGGAAATAAGAATACGAATTAATCGACCAATAGAAATAATGTCTAAAGGTGAGCCCTATTTTATTCCCTATATCGTTACAGAAGAAGATGCTGAGCAGATCATAAATAAATTGGCGAATTTTTCTTTCTATACATTGGAAGAAGAATTAAAAAAAGGTTATATCACGATTCCCGGTGGGCATCGTGTCGGTCTTGCTGGAAAGGTAATTCTTGAGAATGGATTAGTAAAAGCCATTAGAAATTTAGCTTCTTTTAATTTTCGGATCGCAAGGGAAAAAATTGGAGTGGCAAATCCTTATATTCCTGTGCTTTATCGGAATCGCTGGCGCCATACGATGATTATTGGTGCCCCACAGTCGGGAAAAACCACCCTCTTACGCGATATTGCAAGAATTATCTCAACCGGAGATACGAAAAGAAAGATTCCCCCCTTAAAAGTTGGAATAGTGGATGAGCGATCTGAAATTGCAGGTTGTGTTCATGGAATCCCACAATTAGAATTTGGGCCAAGAGTTGATATTCTTGATGCATGTCCAAAAGCAGAAGGTATGATGATGCTTATTCGTTCGATGAGTCCAGATGTTTTGATTGTGGATGAGATAGGAAGTAAAAAAGACAGTGAAGCAATTATGGAAGCTGCAAATGCAGGTATTACATTGATTATGACTACACATGGGAAATCATATGAAGAAATAAAAAAACGACCAAACTTAACTGAAATATTACGTTCCCGGGTTTTTGAAAATTATATTGAATTGACGAGAAGAAAAGGACCAGGAACAATTGATAAAATTTGTGATGAAAATGGTAAAGAACGGATATATAAAGTTGGTGTATCGAGTGGTTAG
- a CDS encoding SpoIIIAH-like family protein, giving the protein MLLKKQTVWLLTMLSLVVVLSVYYVTSDPKQSDMAAVEQKDGKDATKEKETTKKEQNMNVVTEQSDEVFEQIRIDRQDDRSKAKDDLTKTLASTDLSAEERSKAQDEMKKLNELATTEKVLEQLIKSKGYEDVLVRADGTEMKITVKAKEHNTKAANQILRLVQEEMGNMQKVAVDFQP; this is encoded by the coding sequence ATGTTATTGAAAAAACAAACTGTATGGTTATTAACAATGTTAAGTTTAGTCGTCGTACTTTCCGTCTATTATGTTACTTCAGATCCAAAACAATCAGATATGGCCGCGGTCGAGCAGAAAGATGGAAAGGATGCAACGAAGGAAAAAGAAACTACTAAGAAAGAACAAAACATGAATGTTGTGACAGAACAAAGTGATGAAGTGTTCGAACAAATTCGTATAGATCGTCAGGATGATCGTAGCAAAGCAAAGGATGATTTAACAAAAACGTTAGCGTCAACTGATTTATCAGCTGAAGAAAGAAGTAAAGCACAGGATGAAATGAAGAAATTAAATGAACTAGCAACAACTGAAAAGGTTTTAGAACAATTAATAAAATCTAAAGGCTATGAAGATGTTTTAGTAAGAGCAGATGGGACTGAAATGAAAATTACAGTTAAAGCAAAAGAACATAATACAAAAGCAGCCAATCAAATTTTAAGATTAGTACAGGAAGAAATGGGCAACATGCAAAAAGTAGCTGTAGATTTTCAACCGTAA
- the spoIIIAE gene encoding stage III sporulation protein AE, which translates to MRQWILIIMAILFTTLFGQSNIYAASNSETNPSLQEELVEKQMNDLGIDELKQYWDNVIQEYGGYLPDSQKGSLIDFIKGDKEFSLNQWFKGILKFTFHELIANGKLLGSLIILTIFSMFLQSLHQAFEQGTISKVAYAIVFIVLTILALNSFHVAIEYAKNAISMMTNFILAIIPLLLALISTSGGITSAAFFHPVILFLMNTSGVLVQYIVLPLLLLSTILSIVSTLSDQYKATQLAQLLRNGSIGLLGIFMTIFLGVISVQGTATAVTDGITIRTAKFVTGNFVPVIGRMFTDAADTVISASVLLKNTLGIAGVAIVLIIAAFPAIKILALAFMFKFTAAIIQPIGNGPVIKCLDTISKNMVYVFAALAIVALMFFLSITIIIVAGNITMMMR; encoded by the coding sequence TTGCGGCAATGGATCTTGATAATAATGGCCATCCTATTTACTACTCTTTTTGGACAGAGCAACATATATGCAGCCTCAAATAGCGAGACAAATCCATCACTGCAAGAAGAATTAGTTGAAAAACAAATGAATGACTTAGGTATTGATGAATTGAAGCAATATTGGGATAACGTCATCCAGGAATATGGAGGTTATTTACCGGATAGTCAGAAAGGTAGCTTAATTGATTTTATAAAAGGGGATAAAGAATTTTCCCTCAACCAATGGTTTAAGGGGATTCTTAAGTTTACTTTTCACGAACTCATTGCAAATGGAAAATTATTAGGTTCCTTAATAATTTTAACGATCTTTAGTATGTTTCTACAATCCCTACACCAAGCATTTGAACAGGGAACTATTAGTAAAGTCGCTTACGCAATCGTTTTTATCGTTCTTACAATATTAGCACTTAATAGTTTTCATGTAGCTATTGAATATGCAAAAAATGCTATAAGCATGATGACTAATTTTATACTAGCGATTATTCCTCTTCTGCTCGCACTGATTTCAACTTCAGGTGGAATAACTTCAGCAGCTTTTTTTCATCCAGTTATATTATTTCTTATGAATACTAGTGGAGTACTCGTTCAATATATTGTATTACCTTTACTACTATTATCAACCATCCTTAGTATTGTTAGTACTTTATCTGATCAGTATAAGGCAACACAGCTTGCACAGCTATTACGGAATGGAAGTATTGGCTTATTAGGGATATTTATGACGATCTTTTTAGGAGTGATTTCTGTACAAGGAACAGCTACAGCTGTAACAGATGGAATAACAATTCGAACTGCAAAATTTGTTACAGGTAATTTTGTTCCTGTAATCGGGAGAATGTTTACTGATGCTGCCGATACGGTAATAAGTGCCTCCGTATTATTAAAAAACACCCTGGGAATTGCAGGGGTAGCAATTGTTCTAATCATTGCTGCTTTTCCGGCTATTAAAATTTTAGCACTTGCGTTTATGTTCAAATTCACCGCTGCAATTATTCAGCCAATTGGAAACGGTCCAGTCATTAAATGTTTAGATACAATTAGTAAAAATATGGTTTATGTATTTGCAGCTTTGGCAATTGTTGCTCTCATGTTTTTTTTAAGTATCACTATTATTATTGTAGCTGGGAATATAACGATGATGATGCGGTAA
- the spoIIIAF gene encoding stage III sporulation protein AF yields the protein MSFLTEWIMNIVVFILLAMIVDMLLPNSNMKKYTKMVTGLLLIAIIITPLIKVFSKDFDQILTSFSSERAVDNKKLENLIESKKKEIQAVQDEYTLEQVAVQMKNDVKEELMNQYGKQIQNINLEESGHKNDGKNPIDKVIVYLEEAKENSIAAIEPIEIQADQPKNDKHLKEMESIKETLADQWNVTKDQIELHYEGRVRNLNEQ from the coding sequence ATGAGTTTTCTTACAGAATGGATCATGAATATTGTAGTTTTCATTTTATTAGCGATGATAGTGGACATGCTCCTACCGAATTCTAATATGAAGAAATATACAAAAATGGTAACAGGTCTTTTGTTAATTGCCATCATCATTACCCCACTTATCAAAGTATTTTCAAAGGACTTTGATCAAATCTTAACCTCCTTTTCTTCTGAAAGAGCAGTTGATAATAAAAAACTAGAAAATTTAATAGAATCGAAAAAAAAAGAAATACAAGCTGTACAAGATGAATATACATTAGAACAAGTGGCTGTCCAAATGAAAAATGATGTCAAGGAGGAGTTGATGAATCAATATGGTAAGCAAATACAAAACATTAATCTCGAGGAAAGTGGACATAAAAATGATGGTAAAAATCCTATAGATAAGGTGATTGTATATTTGGAAGAAGCCAAAGAAAATTCAATTGCTGCAATAGAACCTATTGAGATTCAAGCAGATCAACCCAAGAATGACAAACATTTAAAAGAGATGGAGAGCATTAAGGAAACCTTAGCAGATCAATGGAATGTAACAAAAGACCAGATTGAACTTCACTATGAAGGGAGGGTTCGCAATCTGAATGAACAATAA
- the spoIIIAG gene encoding stage III sporulation protein AG, whose product MNNNKGPIDWLKEKLFQSKENDSNKKNKKYQYLLILLVCGIAIMLISDIWKTGNKESSSTTSVYSASDDQKDVETFGSGNKDQNKKMKDYEMQYETELKDVLEQMSGVGKVRVIVNLAATESKVYEKNTVIQNQTTTETDQNGGERQIEDLSKDEKLVIIRDGDKEIPLITETKKPEIRGVLVVADGAKNISVKSMIIEAVSRALDVPTHKVSVQPKKN is encoded by the coding sequence ATGAACAATAATAAAGGTCCTATTGATTGGTTAAAAGAAAAATTATTTCAAAGCAAAGAGAATGACTCTAATAAAAAAAATAAGAAATATCAATACCTCCTTATTCTACTAGTCTGTGGAATAGCAATAATGCTAATCAGTGACATCTGGAAAACAGGGAATAAGGAATCCTCTTCGACCACTTCTGTATATAGTGCAAGTGACGATCAAAAGGATGTAGAAACATTTGGTTCTGGGAATAAGGATCAAAATAAGAAGATGAAAGATTATGAAATGCAATATGAAACAGAGCTTAAAGATGTTTTAGAGCAAATGTCCGGAGTGGGTAAGGTTAGAGTCATCGTCAATCTTGCAGCAACGGAAAGTAAAGTTTACGAAAAAAACACCGTGATTCAAAATCAAACAACAACAGAAACTGACCAAAATGGTGGAGAACGGCAGATTGAGGATCTTTCCAAAGATGAAAAACTTGTCATCATTAGAGATGGTGACAAGGAAATACCATTGATTACTGAAACAAAGAAACCTGAAATTAGAGGGGTTCTAGTCGTAGCAGACGGAGCCAAAAATATATCAGTAAAAAGTATGATTATAGAAGCGGTATCCAGGGCTTTAGATGTTCCAACACATAAAGTGTCTGTTCAACCTAAAAAAAATTAA
- a CDS encoding SA1362 family protein: protein MVRNWLIGLVCLLAIIGLGSSLIQQPGALLKQVLIAAILICACYFIYRIWSSKRPNAKDKREFLKAARRSKKRLKNRHATTSTHSQALKKPIRKKSQANLTVIEGKKGKKKNRAIY, encoded by the coding sequence ATGGTAAGAAATTGGCTTATTGGTTTAGTTTGTCTATTGGCTATTATCGGGCTTGGATCATCATTAATACAACAGCCAGGGGCATTATTAAAGCAAGTATTAATTGCAGCTATTCTTATTTGCGCCTGCTATTTTATTTATCGGATTTGGTCTAGTAAGCGACCGAATGCAAAGGATAAAAGAGAGTTTTTAAAAGCAGCACGAAGATCTAAAAAACGACTTAAAAATCGTCATGCAACTACAAGTACTCACTCACAGGCTCTTAAGAAGCCAATCCGTAAGAAATCTCAAGCTAATTTAACAGTAATAGAAGGAAAAAAGGGAAAAAAGAAAAATCGCGCCATTTATTAA
- the efp gene encoding elongation factor P, protein MISVNDFRTGLTIEVDGGIWRVMDFQHVKPGKGAAFVRSKLRNLRTGAIQEKTFRAGEKVGKAQIDNRRMQYLYANGDQHVFMDNESYEQIELSAAAIDYELKFLKENMEVQIMMYQGETLGIELPNTVELTVTETEPGIKGDTASGGSKPATVETGLIVQVPFFVNEGDKLIINTTDGSYVSRA, encoded by the coding sequence ATGATTTCTGTTAACGATTTTCGAACTGGTCTAACAATAGAAGTGGATGGAGGAATATGGAGAGTCATGGACTTCCAACACGTAAAACCTGGTAAAGGTGCTGCTTTTGTTCGTTCAAAGCTTCGTAATCTTCGAACTGGCGCAATTCAAGAAAAAACATTTCGTGCTGGAGAAAAAGTAGGCAAAGCACAAATTGATAACCGTAGAATGCAATATCTATATGCAAATGGGGATCAACATGTATTTATGGATAATGAATCCTATGAACAAATTGAATTAAGTGCTGCAGCGATCGATTATGAATTAAAGTTCTTAAAAGAAAATATGGAAGTACAAATTATGATGTACCAAGGTGAAACACTAGGTATTGAGCTTCCTAACACAGTTGAACTTACAGTAACTGAAACAGAACCTGGTATTAAAGGTGATACGGCTTCAGGTGGTTCTAAACCAGCTACAGTTGAAACAGGATTAATCGTGCAAGTTCCTTTCTTTGTAAATGAAGGCGACAAATTAATTATCAATACAACTGACGGTTCATATGTATCACGTGCTTAA